A single Patagioenas fasciata isolate bPatFas1 chromosome 16, bPatFas1.hap1, whole genome shotgun sequence DNA region contains:
- the TSHZ2 gene encoding teashirt homolog 2 encodes MPRRKQQAPKRAAGYVQEEDLKEEEDIKEEEEDDDDNNSSAQLQGSNDTGTDEEHEVGPEQKGNFSYQNSPVSHVSNQDAENESLLSDGSDHVADIKSVCSREPRDPKTSTHPKAQNEAHDCMDKMTAVYANILSDSYWTGLGLGFKLSSSEKRSCDNRNGGNKADFDWHQDALSKSLQQNLPSRPVSKPNLFSSVQLYRQSSKMCGTVFTGASRFRCRQCSAAYDTLVELTVHMNETGHYQDDNHKKDKHRPTSYSKPRKRAFQDMDKEDAQKVLKCMFCGDSFDSLQDLSVHMIKTKHYQKVPLKEPVPTISSKMVTPAKKRVFDVNRPCSPDSTTGSFSDTFSPQKNANLQLSSNNRYGYQNGASYTWQFEACKSQILKCMECGSSHDTLQQLTTHMMVTGHFLKVTSSASKKGKQLVLDPLAVEKMQSLSEAPASDSPVSKPSSKSSAECIVPTSELKKESKKDKVDDANKDEKAVKTEEYDETLQKPLDPTMKYQYLREEDLEDGSKGGGDILKSLENTVTTAINKAQNGAPSWSAYPSIHAAYQLSEGAKPSLPVGSQVLQIRPTITNKLRPIAPKWKVMPLVPISANVAQCTQVKKEGDDKEEVQKDYAKEGIQAEPASLSQSEREPLLKSEVSVEPKKTEPCPLKEEDKIKEDSGKEKPVLKEPTTASLSNGCAAANHSSELPCVNPLSALQSVLNNHLGKATEPLRPQSNSSPSSSTISVFHKPNLNMMEKPVLSPAPTPPKPASVSRHYLFENNDQPIDLTKSKGKKAESAQAQSCTSPPQKHALSDIADMVKVLPKATTPKPAASSRIPSMKLEIDVRRFEDVSTEVSTLHKRKGRQSNWNPQHLLILQAQFASSLFQTSEGKYLLSDLGPQERMQISKFTGLSMTTISHWLANVKYQLRKTGGTKFLKNMDKGHPVFYCSDCASQFRTPSTYISHLESHLGFQMKDMNRLAVEQQTKVEQEISRVSVQRSPETIAGEEDTDSKFKCKLCCRTFASKHAVKLHLSKTHSKSPEHHSQFVAEVDEE; translated from the coding sequence GTTATGTCCAGGAGGAAGATTTAAAGGAAGAGGAAGAtataaaggaggaggaagaagatgatgatgacaaCAACTCAAGTGCTCAGCTCCAGGGCAGCAACGACACTGGCACGGATGAGGAACATGAAGTGGGTCCTGAGCAGAAAGGGAACTTTAGTTACCAGAATTCCCCTGTCAGTCATGTATCTaaccaggatgcagaaaatgagtCACTCCTAAGTGATGGTAGTGACCATGTGGCAGATATTAAAAGCGTTTGCTCTAGAGAGCCACGGGACCCGAAAACCAGCACCCACCCCAAAGCCCAGAACGAAGCACACGATTGCATGGATAAAATGACAGCGGTCTATGCCAACATACTGTCAGACTCTTACTGGACAGGCTTAGGGCTGGGTTTCAAGTTGTCCAGCTCTGAAAAGAGGAGTTGTGACAACAGAAATGGAGGGAACAAAGCTGATTTTGATTGGCATCAAGACGCACTGTCAAAAAGCTTACAGCAGAATTTACCTTCCAGACCTGTCTCGAAACCCAACCTGTTCAGCTCGGTCCAGCTCTACAGGCAGAGCAGCAAAATGTGTGGAACTGTGTTCACGGGCGCCAGCCGGTTTCGGTGCCGGCAGTGCAGCGCTGCCTACGACACGCTGGTGGAACTCACGGTTCACATGAATGAGACAGGTCACTACCAAGATGACAACCATAAAAAGGACAAGCACAGACCTACCAGCTACTCAAAGCCCCGAAAACGGGCTTTCCAGGACATGGACAAGGAAGATGCACAAAAAGTTCTGAAATGTATGTTCTGTGGTGACTCTTTTGATTCCCTTCAAGACCTGAGCGTTCATatgataaaaacaaaacattacCAAAAAGTGCCTTTGAAGGAGCCGGTACCAACCATTTCTTCAAAAATGGTCACTCCAGCAAAGAAACGTGTGTTTGATGTTAACAGGCCTTGTTCCCCCGATTCCACAACGGGGTCTTTCTCAGATACCTTTTCTCCTCAGAAGAACGCGAACCTGCAGTTATCATCTAACAACCGCTACGGCTACCAGAATGGCGCCAGCTATACGTGGCAGTTTGAGGCCTGCAAATCCCAGATTTTGAAGTGTATGGAATGTGGAAGTTCCCATGACACCTTGCAGCAGCTCACGACCCACATGATGGTCACTGGCCATTTCTTGAAAGTCACAAGTTCAGCTTCAAAGAAAGGAAAGCAACTGGTTCTGGATCCTTTAGCTGTGGAAAAAATGCAATCGCTGTCTGAGGCACCAGCCAGTGACAGCCCGGTTTCAAAACCATCCAGTAAATCATCCGCAGAATGCATAGTTCCCACCTCTGAactgaaaaaagaaagtaaaaaagatAAAGTTGACGATGCAAACAAAGATGAGAAGGCAGTAAAAACTGAAGAGTATGACGAGACTCTTCAGAAACCACTGGATCCCACGATGAAATATCAGTACCTCAGAGAAGAAGATTTAGAAGATGGTTCaaagggtggtggggacatttTAAAGTCCTTGGAGAACACTGTCACAACAGCCATCAATAAAGCTCAAAATGGAGCACCCAGCTGGAGTGCATATCCCAGCATCCATGCAGCTTATCAGCTCTCGGAAGGAGCTAAGCCATCTTTGCCTGTGGGTTCCCAAGTACTGCAAATCAGGCCAACGATCACCAATAAACTGAGGCCGATAGCTCCCAAGTGGAAGGTCATGCCTCTGGTCCCTATCTCAGCAAACGTGGCCCAGTGCACTCAAGTGAAGAAGGAAGGTGATGACAAGGAGGAGGTACAAAAGGACTATGCTAAAGAGGGCATCCAAGCTGAGCCTGCCTCGCTCAGCCAGAGCGAGAGAGAACCTCTCCTCAAATCTGAAGTCTCTGTGGAGCCAAAAAAGACAGAACCATGTCCCTTGAAAGAAGAAGACAAAATTAAAGAGGacagtggaaaagaaaaaccaGTCCTCAAGGAACCAACCACAGCTTCTCTTAGTAATGGTTGTGCTGCTGCCAACCACTCGTCTGAGCTGCCGTGTGTCAACCCCCTCAGTGCACTGCAGTCAGTACTCAATAATCACTTGGGCAAAGCTACTGAGCCTCTAAGGCCTCAGTccaactccagccccagctctagcACAATTTCTGTGTTCCACAAACCGAATCTAAATATGATGGAGAAGCCAGTTTTGTCTCCTGCTCCAACCCCACCAAAACCTGCAAGTGTATCCAGGCACTATTTGTTTGAAAACAATGATCAGCCTATTGACCTGACCAAATCTAAAGGCAAGAAAGCTGAGTCGGCTCAAGCACAATCTTGTACTTCTCCACCTCAGAAACATGCTCTGTCTGACATCGCTGACATGGTCAAAGTTCTTCCCAAAGCTACTACACCAAAACCTGCTGCATCTTCAAGGATCCCATCTATGAAATTAGAAATAGATGTCCGACGCTTTGAGGATGTCTCAACAGAAGTCTCCACTCTGCATAAAAGGAAGGGCAGACAGTCAAACTGGAACCCTcagcatcttctcattttgcaagCTCAGTTTGCTTCCAGCCTCTTCCAGACATCGGAAGGTAAATATTTATTATCAGATCTAGGCCCACAAGAGCGCATGCAGATTTCAAAATTTACTGGACTGTCTATGACCACCATCAGCCATTGGTTGGCAAATGTCAAGTATCAACTTAGGAAAACCGGAGGAACAAAGTTTTTGAAAAACATGGACAAAGGACATCCAGTCTTTTATTGCAGTGACTGTGCATCTCAATTTCGAACCCCATCTACTTACATTAGCCACTTAGAATCTCATCTAGGTTTCCAAATGAAAGACATGAACAGGCTGGCTGTGGAGCAGCAAACCAAGGTAGAGCAAGAAATCTCCAGAGTTTCAGTTCAAAGATCTCCTGAAACaatagctggagaagaggacacagaCTCTAAGTTCAAATGTAAGTTGTGCTGTCGGACATTTGCGAGCAAACATGCAGTAAAACTTCATCTAAGCAAAACACACAGCAAGTCACCAGAACACCATTCACAATTTGTAGCAGAAGTGGATGAAGAATAA